CGCGGGCTTCATCGGCTCGCATTTGTGCGACCTGTTGATCGCCGCCGGCCACGACGTGCTGTGCGTGGACAACTACTTCACCGGCCGCCGCCGCAATATCGAGCACCTGCTCGACAAGCCGCGGTTCGAGGTGATGCGCCATGACGTGACCTTCCCGCTCTATGTGGAGGTCGACGACATCTACAATCTCGCCTGCCCGGCCTCGCCGATCCACTATCAGTACGATCCGGTGCAGACCCTGAAGACCAGCGTGCACGGTGCGATCAACATGCTGGGGCTCGCCAAGCGCACCCGCGCGCGGATCTTCCAGGCCTCTACCAGCGAGGTGTATGGCGACCCGACCGTGCATCCGCAGCCGGAGCACTATTGGGGGCACGTCAATCCGCTCGGCGTGCGCGCCTGTTACGACGAGGGCAAGCGCGCGGCGGAGACGCTGTTCTTCGACTACCACCGCCAGCACAAGGTGCGGATCAAGGTCGCGCGCATCTTCAACACCTACGGCCCGCGCATGCACCCGAACGACGGCCGCGTGGTATCGAACTTCATCGTGCAGGCGCTCTCCGGCCACGACATCACGCTCTATGGCGACGGCAACCAGACGCGATCGTTCTGCTACGTCAGCGACCTGCTCGACGGCTTCCAGCGGCTGATGGCGGCGGGCGAGGATTTCATCGGCCCGGTCAACCTCGGCAACCCGCGCGAATCCACCATCCGCGAGCTCGCCGAGATGATCCTGCAGCTCACCGGCTCGCGATCGAAGCTCGTGTTTCTGCCGCTGCCCGCGGATGATCCGCGGCAGCGCCAGCCGGATATCACGCTCGCGCGCGAAAAGCTCGGCTGGGAGCCGAAGGTGACTGTCGAGGACGGCCTGAAGGAAACCATCAGCTACTTCCGCCATCTGCTCGCGCAGTGAGCGCCTTGGGGCGAGGGAATGACGGCCGATGAACGAGGATAAACCATACCGTGCCAATGTCGGCATCGCCTTGTTCAACCGTGACGGCCGCGTGCTGATCGCCCATCGCTTCAAGGACGATGGCCCCGAAATCATTCAGCCGGGTCTCGAATGGCAGATGCCGCAAGGCGGCATCGATCCAGAGGAGGACCCGCGCAAGGCGGCCTTCCGCGAACTGTGGGAGGAAACCGGCGTCACCAGCGCCGACTATCTCGACGAGACCGACTGGCTCACCTACGAATTTCCGCCCTATCTCGGTCCCGAGCACCGGCTCTCCAAGTTCCGCGGCCAGCGGCAGAAGTGGTTCGCGCTGCGCTTCACCGGACAAGACGGCGAGATCGATCCGCTGACGCCGCGCAACGGCATGCCGCCGGAGTTCGATGCCTGGCGCTGGGAGCGGCTGGATCGGGTCGCCGATCTCGTGGTGCCGTTCCGCGGCGATGTGTATCGCGCCGTCGCCCAGGCCTTCGCCCGCTTCGCATCCCGCTGACGCGGTTCCGCTGCGGCAAATCGCAGCGCTCGCCGGACATTCGGCCGCACAGGTGCGGCATTGCGGCGCCATTTTTAGTCGCGATCTAAGCCCGGCGGTCTGACGACCAACCTGCTTTTGAAAAATATCAACCTGCGAGGCTCTTCCACCCATGTTCGATGCAAAGCGTTTGCTTGACCAGTTCCTCGGCGGCCAGGGCGATCCACGTCACCCGCATCAGGGCGCATCGCCATGGAGCGATCTCGCGCGCGGCGCGGGCGACATGCTGAACCGCGGCGGCGGCAATCTCGGCGGCGTGCTCGGCGGCTTTGGCGGCGGCGCGCTCGCCGGAGGCCTCGCCTCCGTGCTGCTCGGCTCAAAGAAGGGCCGCAAGCTCGCCGGCAACGCGCTGACGCTCGGCGGAATGGCCGTGGTGGGTGCGCTCGCCTATCAGGCCTATCGGAACTGGCAGGCGGGCCAGGCGCCGCAGGCACCGGCGCAGGCCTCCGTGCCGATGCTGCCGCCACCGCACGACACGCCGTTCAACCCGGCCGGCGAAACCGAGCAGCAATCGCTGAGCCGCAATCTGCTGCGGGCGATGATCGCCGCGGCCAAGGCCGATGGCCATGTGGACGCGACCGAGCAGACCAACATCTTCGCCGAGATGGACAAGATGCCGCTCGATGCGGACGACAAGGCTTTCGTGATCGACGAATTGCGCAAGCCGCTCGACATCGATTCGGTGGCGCGGGCAGCACGCACCCCGGAAGAGGCCGCCGAGATCTATGTGGCCTCGCTGCTCGCGATCGATGTCGACAATGCTGCCGAGCGTGCCTATCTCGACATGCTCGCGGCACGGCTGAAGCTCGATCCAAAGCTGGTCGCGCATCTGCATGCGACGGTGGAAGGCGCGACCGACAAGGTGCCCGCCACCACCGGCTGACGCTCAGCACGCTATCGCTTGATCGTCACATGAAGAGAGCGCGAAGCCGGCAGGCTGTCGCGCTCTCTTTGCGTTCGAAACGTGATCGCTTCGGAAGAAGCCCTTGCGCTTCTCCGAACCCGCTCAGTGCATCGCCGTGCCTTCGAGGTGCTGCAGCACGGTCTTGAAGTGATCCAGACGCTCGATCTCGCGATCGAGCTGGCTGCCCTGCGCCGCCTTGGCGATATCGGCTTCCATCTGCGCGACCGTCTTCGCGAACTGAACACGATCGATATCGGCGACGGAGGTCGCCACGTCGGCGAGCACCGTGAGGCCCTTGGCGGAGATCTCGGCAAGCCCGCCGAGCACCACGATCTTTTCCTGCTTGCCGCCGGCGGTCACGGTCATGATTCCAGGACGAACGGTGGCGACCAGCGGCGCGTGCCCCGCCATGACGCCGAAATCGCCCTCGCTGCCGGGAATATCGACCTGCTCGACCTCGCCGGAAAACACCAGCTTCTCAGGGGACACGAGATCGAAATGAAAGGTGGCCATCGAACCGTTCTCTTAAAAGTTGCCACCCGCGGGCAGGTCCCGCGGGTCTGTCGCTCAACGCCTTGACGCGGCGCCGGGCCAGGCCCGACGCCGGCGAATGCCAAGCTTACGCCGCCTCGGCAGCGAGCTTCTTGCCCTTCTCGACCGCCTCTTCGATGGTGCCGACCATGTAGAAGGCCGCCTCCGGCAGGTGATCGTACTTGCCTTCGCAAAGGCCCTTGAAGCCCTTGATGGTGTCGGTGAGTTCGACGAACTTGCCCGGCGAGCCGGTGAACACTTCGGCGACGTGGAACGGCTGCGACAGGAAGCGCTCGATCTTGCGGGCGCGCGCGACCGTGATCTTGTCCTCTTCCGACAGCTCGTCCATGCCGAGAATGGCGATGATGTCCTGCAGCGCCTTATAGCGCTGGAGAATCTGCTGAACCATGCGGGCGGTCGCGTAGTGCTCCTCGCCGACGATCATCGGCGACAGCATGCGCGAGGTGGAGTCGAGCGGGTCCACCGCCGGATAGATGCCCTTTTCCGAGATCGCGCGGTTCAACACCGTGGTCGCATCCAAGTGGGCGAACGAGGTGGCCGGCGCCGGGTCGGTCAAGTCGTCGGCCGGCACGTAAATCGCCTGCACCGACGTAATCGAGCCCTTGGTCGTGGTGGTGATGCGCTCCTGCAGCGCGCCCATGTCGGTGGCGAGCGTCGGCTGATAGCCCACCGCCGACGGAATGCGGCCGAGCAGCGCCGACACTTCCGAGCCCGCCTGGGTGAAGCGGAAGATGTTGTCGACGAAGAACAGCACGTCCTGGCCCTGATCGCGGAAGTGTTCGGCGATGGTCAGACCGGTGAGGCCGACGCGGGCGCGGGCGCCCGGCGGCTCGTTCATCTGGCCGAACACGAGGGCGCACTTGGAGCCTTCGCCGCCGCCCTTCTTGTTCACGCCCGACTCGATGAACTCGTGATAGAGATCGTTGCCTTCGCGGGTCCGCTCGCCGACGCCGGCGAACACCGAGTAACCGCCGTGCGCCTTGGCGACGTTGTTGATCAGCTCCTGAATGAGCACGGTCTTGCCGACGCCGGCGCCGCCGAACAGGCCGATCTTACCGCCCTTGGCATACGGTGCGAGCAGGTCCACCACCTTGATGCCGGTGACGAGGATTTCCGCTTCGGTCGACTGGTCGGTGTAGGACGGCGCGGGCTGGTGAATGGCGCGCTGGCCTTCCGAAGCGACCGGGCCGCACTCGTCGATCGGATCGCCGACCACGTTGATGATGCGGCCGAGGGTACCGAGACCCACCGGCACCGCGATCGGCTCGCCGGTGTCGGTGACTTCCTGACCACGCACCAGACCTTCGGTGGTGTCCATCGCGATCGCGCGGACGGTCGATTCGCCGAGATGCTGGGCGACTTCGAGCACGAGGCGGTTGTCGCCGTTCTTCGTCTCCAGCGAGTTCAGAATCGCCGGCAGGTGGCCTTCGAACTGCACGTCCACGACGGCGCCGACGACCTGCGTGACGCGTCCAACCTGATTGGCGGGGGNGGCCATAGATATTTCTCCTTCGAATGCGGTCTTAGACGACGGTCAGCTTGACGGGCATATTGCCCTTCGTCGCCTTGGAATAGGGACAAACGGTGTGGGCTTCCTCGACGAGGGCCTGAACCTTGGCCTTGTCGGCGCCCGGCACCGAGACTTTCAGCTCGGCCGACAGCGAGAACCCGCCGTCGGTGTTCAACGTGACTTCGCAGGTCACCTTCGCGACCTGCGCGTCGATGCCGTGCTTCTTGCCGAGCACCAGCAGCGCCTGGCCGAAGCAGGAGGAGTAACCGAGCGCGAACAGCTGCTCGGGATTATGCCCGTCGCCTGCGCCGCCGAGCTCCTTCGGCAGCGCCATCGCCAGTGCGAGACCGCCGTCGTCGAGCATCGCACGTCCGTTGCGGCCACCCTTCGTCGTCGCTTTCGTCACATAGGCCATGACACACCTCTTCGGTTGTACGCGTTAAACGGCCTCGGCGCCGGAGATGATTTCGATCAGTTCCTTCGTGATCATCGCCTGGCGTGTACGGTTGTAGGTGAGCGTCTGCTTGCGGATCATCTCGCCCGCGTTGCGGGTGGCGTTGTCCATGGCGCTCATCTGCGCGCCGTAGAACGATGCGTTGTTCTCGAGCAGCGCGCGGAAGATCTGCACCGCGATGTTGCGCGGCAGCAGGTCATTGAGGATCTGGTCTTCCTCCGGCTCGTAGTCGTAGGCAGCGGCCGGCTCGCCGGCGGCAGCCTTCTTCTCTTCGAGCACCAGCGGAATGATCTGCTGGGCGGTCGGCAGCTGTGCGATCACCGACTTGAAGCGGGCAAAGAACAGCGTGCAGACGTCGAACTCGCCGGCGTTGAAGCGGGCCAGCACCTTCTGCGCGATCTCCTCGGCGTTGCCGAAAGCAAGCTGGCGAACGCCGCGCAGATCCATGTGCTCGACGATCTGCTTGTCGAACTGGCGGCGAAGCTGCTCGTAGCCTTTACGGCCGACGCAGAAGAACTTCACATCCTTGCCTTCGCTCATCAGCCGCAGCGCCCGCTCGCGCGCGAGACGCACGATCGACGAGTTGAAAGCGCCCGACAGGCCGCGCTCGCCGGTGCAGACCAGCAGCAGGTGGACCTTGTCGTTGCCGGTGCCGGCGAGCAGCGGGCTGGCGTTGCCGGTGGCAGCCACCGCGCCGGCGATGTTGCCGATCACGGTCTCCATCCGCTCCGCATACGGACGCGCGGCTTCCGCCGCCGTCTGGGCACGGCGCAGCTTGGAGGCGGCCACCATCTGCATGGCCTTGGTGATCTTCTGCGTCGCCTTGGTGGAGGCGATGCGGACGCGCATGTCCTTGAGGCTGGCCATGACTTAAGCAGCGCTCCTGACTTTACGCGAACGACTTCGCGAAGCTGTCGACAACGTCCTTCAGCTTGGCGGCGGTCGCATCATCCAGATCGCGCGAGTCGCGGATCGTGTTGAGGATGTCGACGTGCTTGCCGCGCAGCAGCGAGAGCAGACCGTCCTCGAACGCGCGCACGCGGTTCAGCGGGATCGGGTCGAGATAGCCGTTCACGCCGGCATAGATCACGATCACCTGCTCTTCCATCTTCAGCGGCGAGAACTGCGGCTGCTTCAACAGCTCGGTCAGACGCGAACCGCGGTTCAGCAGGCGCTGGGTCGAGGCGTCGAGATCGGAGCCGAACTGCGCGAACGCCGCCATTTCGCGGTACTGCGCAAGCTCGCCCTTGATCTTGCCCGCAACCTTCTTCATCGCCTTGGTCTGCGCCGACGAGCCGACGCGCGACACCGACAGACCGACGTTCACCGCCGGGCGAATGCCCTGATAGAACAGGTCGGTTTCGAGGAAGATCTGACCATCGGTGATCGAGATGACGTTGGTCGGAATGTAGGCCGACACGTCGTTCGCCTGGGTCTCGATCACCGGCAGCGCGGTGAGCGAACCGGCGCCGAGGCTGTCGTTCATCTTCGCCGCGCGCTCGAGCAGGCGGGAGTGCAGATAGAACACGTCACCCGGATAAGCCTCGCGGCCCGGCGGGCGGCGCAGCAGCAGCGACATCTGGCGGTAGGCGACGGCCTGCTTCGACAGGTCGTCATAAATGATCACGGCGTGCATGCCGTTGTCGCGGAAGTACTCACCCATGGTGCAGCCGGTGAACGGCGCGAGATACTGCATCGGCGCCGGATCGGACGCGGTGGCGGCAACGACGATCGAGTATTCCAGCGCGCCCTGCTCTTCCAGCACCTTCACGAACTGAGCGACGGTGGAGCGCTTCTGGCCGACGGCGACGTAGACGCAGTAGAGCTTCTGGCTCTCCGGCGAACCGGCCACGTTGAGCGGCTTCTGGTTGAGGATGGTGTCGAGGGCGATCGCGGTCTTGCCGGTCTGACGGTCGCCGATGATCAGCTCGCGCTGGCCGCGGCCGATCGGGATCAGCGCGTCGATCGCCTTGAGGCCGGTGGCCATCGGCTCGTGCACCGACTTGCGCGGAATGATGCCCGGCGCCTTGACGTCGACGCGGCGACGCTCGGTCGCCTGGATCGGGCCCTTGCCGTCGATCGGGTTGCCGAGCGCGTCAACGACGCGGCCGAGCAGCCCCTTGCCGACCGGCGTATCGACGATGGCGCGGGTGCGCTTGACCGTCTGGCCTTCCTTGATCTCGCGGTCGTTGCCGAAGATCACGACGCCGACGTTGTCGGTTTCGAGGTTCAGCGCCATGCCGCGCACGCCGTTTTCGAACTCGACCATTTCGCCCGCCTGGACGTTGTCGAGACCGTAGACGCGGGCGATGCCGTCACCAACGGACAGCACCTGTCCGACTTCGGTAACCTCAGCCTCCTGACCGAAATTCTTGATCTGGTCCTTGAGGATTGCGGAAATTTCCGCGGCGCGGATATCCATCAGCCTGCCTCTTTCATCGCGTTCTTGATCGAATTGAGTTTGGTACGGACCGAGGAATCAACCATCCGGCTGCCGAGCTTGACGACCAGCCCGCCGATGATTGCCGGATCGACCTTCACCTTGAGGTCGACATCCTTCCCCGTCACGGATTTCAGGGCGCTCTTGAGCGCCTCGAGATTCTTGTCGCTGAGCTGCTCGGCGACGGTCACTTCCGCCGAAGCCTCGCCCTTGAAGCGGGCGACCAGCGTGCGGTAGGCGCGGATCACGTCCCGCACCGCGAACAGGCGGCGGTTGGCGGTCAGCACTTTCAGGAACTTCGCCGAGATGCCGCCGATGCCGGCCTTGTCCAGCACCGCGGTCAGCGCCTTGCCCTGAGCGTCGGCGGTGAACACCGGGCTGCGCACCAGCCGGGCGAGATCGGCACTGTCGGCGATCATCGCGTCAAACTTGTCGAGATCGGCCTTGACGGCATCGACGGATTTTTCGTCGCGCGCCAGTTCAAACAAGGCCGTCGCATAACGGCCGGCTACGCCCGAGACGTTCGGATTGTCATCTGCCACGAAAGCGCTCTTTAAAGCTGTCGAACTCGCAAGGAAAAACTTCGCTGGGAGGCGACGCCAAGCCCTTGGAATTCAATCGGAACTTCGATTCTTCGCAGGCCCCGAACCCCCCGAGCCGCAGAAAATCGCCGGTTTGCTAACATGGGCCACGAAGGCGCGCAACACGGCCATGACGCACACGCGCCTGTTTGTGGCGCGGAGGACACTTGGTCGCGCGGAAAATCTGGACGCAGTGAAGACGCCGTTTGCGGCACCCGCGCTGAACGGACTTCCAGCTTCGGAGCCGAGCACCGTTCGCCCGATGGCGGGCATCGCAGCGTGAAACCGGCCTGAACTGCTGTGCGGCGCGATCGCGCGGTCGGGGCGGGTTTCGCCTGACATTCTGACGCCGAGCCTGAGCCGGCGCGCCCGGCTTCACGGTACGCTGCTGCCCGCTCAGCTCAGGCAGCCCCGCGCGACACGCATGCCGCAACGATTCGTTCATCTTCTTGTGGCAGCGGCTCGAATTCTTCGTTTCACAGTATAGACCGACCGTTCAGCGTTAATAAGTTGTTAATGACAAGTCATTTTCAAGCAAAGCAGTTTTTTAGGCAATCTTGGTCACAACTATGAAGATTTTAAGCCTCGCCTGACCCGTCACTTTTACGCCCAATTCTGAGGTGAACTCGCGCCCCGCTTCGGGACAGGGGCAATTCTATTCAACAAAACGAACGTAAATACGTTCAAGGGACAGGTGAATGCGTACAAAGACTACTCGCGCGACAGCGCGCAAGCTTGCAACTCGCTCAATGCTCACCATGGCCGCCGCAACAGCGCTCATCATTACCGGGGCAACGGCCGGCGAAGCCAAAGCCCGCAAAAGCTGGCGCAATGCCAACGCTTCCATCAGCAGCGGCTCCTTCGCAGGAACAGCCTCGTATTACGGCTTCGAGTCCGGCAAACGCACGGCCTCCGGCGCCCGCTTCAACCCCATGGGCCTGACCGCCGCCCACCGGACCCTGCCATTCGGCACCCGGCTCAAGGTTACCCACGCCGGCCGCAGCGTGGTCGTGACGGTCAATGACCGGGGTCCGTTCATCCGCGGACGCGTGCTCGACCTGTCCAAGGGCGCAGCACAGGCCATCGGCCTGACCGGCCGCGGCGTCGGCCACGTCGTCGCCGAAGTTCAGTAACCTTTCAACCGATACCGTTCTGCTCCCGAACATTCGGTGCGGGCGTCAGGCCAGACTTGAACGTCCCCGCGCTTTCTCGTCCCGTCATCGGGTCCCGATGGCGGGACGAGAACGTTTCTGCAGCCCGCGCCGCACGCGGGCAGCCCGCCGGCGGACCTCACAGGAAGCTCTGCGGATCGACATCCACCTCGAGCTTGAGGGTTCCCTTCGGCTTCGGGGCCGCCGCCAGCCAGTCGCGCAAATAGCCGGACAGGTCGTAGCCGCGCTGAGACTTGACCAGCAGGCGGTAGCGGTAACGCCCGCGCACCACGGCCAGCGGCGCCTCCGCAGGCCCCAGCACCTTCACCGCGTCATCCAGCGGCGCGCACGCGGCGAGCTGCCGCGCAAATCCCTCCGCCATTGCCCGCTCGCCCGCCGAGACGACCAGGCTCGCCAGCCGCCCGAACGGCGGATAGCCGGTGCGCTCCCGCGCCTCGATCTCGCTCGCGTAGAACGCCTCGCGATCGCAGGTGACCAGCGCCCGCATCACCGGATGCTGCGGCTGATGCGTCTGCAAATAGCCGACCCCCTGCCCGGCCTCGCGGCCGGCGCGGCCGATCACCTGGTTCAGCAGTTGGAAGGTACGTTCGGCGGCGCGCGGGTCGCCATTGCCGAGGCCGAGATCCGCATCGACGACGCCAACCAGATTCAGCCGTGGAAAGTGGTGGCCCTTGGCGACGAGTTGCGTGCCGATGATGATGTCGACGCGGCCTTCGGCGATCTCGTTCAGCTCCGCGCGCATGGTTTCGATCGAGGTGATCAGATCGCTCGACAGCACCATGGTCCGTGCTTCCGGAAACAGCGCTGCGACTTCCTCCTGCAACCGCTCGACACCCGGACCGATGGCGGCAAGCGACTCCTCCGCCTGACATTGCGGGCAGACGTGCGGCCGCGGCATCGAGAACCCGCAATGATGACAGACGAGGCGCTGGCGAAAGCGGTGATCGACCAGCCACGCATCGCAGATGTTGCACGCGAAGCGATGACCACAGGCGCGGCACAGCGTCAGCGGCGCATAGCCGCGCCGGTTGAGAAACAAGAGCGCCTGCTCGCGCCGTTCGATCGCATCGCGCACCGCCCCCGCCAGCGCCGGCGAAATGAAGCGGCCGCGCGGCGGCGCCTCGCTGCGCAGATCGATCGGCGCGATATGCGGCATGTGCTGGCCGCCGAAGCGCGACGGCAACGCGATGCGCTGGTAGCGGCCCTTGCGCGCATTGACCTCGGTTTCCACCGACGGCGTCGCCGACGACAGCACCACCGGGATTTTCGCGATATGGCCGCGCACCACCGCCATGTCGCGCGCATGATAATGCGTGCCCTCGTCCTGCTTGTAGGCCTGGTCGTGCTCCTCATCGACGACGATCAGGCCGAGATCCGCGTAGGGCAGAAACAGCGCCGAGCGCGCGCCGACGACGACATGCGCCTCACCCGACGCCACCGCCGCCCAGGTGCGGGCACGGCGGCGCGGCGTCAGCTCCGAATGCCACTCATGCGGCCGCACGCCGAAGCGGGCCGCGAAGCGATCGAGGAACTGGCCGGTGAGTGCGATCTCCGGCATCAGCAGCAACGCCTGCTTGCCCTTGCGCAGCACCTCCGCGACCGCCTCGAAATAAACCTCGGTCTTGCCCGAGCCGGTAACGCCATCGAGCAGCGCGACGCCAAACCCCTCACGCGCAGCAAACGTCCGCATCGCCTCGGCGGGGCCCTGCTGCGTGGGCGAGAACTCCGGCACCGCGAATTCGGGATCGGGCGCGGGCTCCGGCGGCGGCTTCGGCAGCGGCATCACTTCGAGCGTGCCTTCATCCACCAGCCCGTCGATGACGCTGGTGCTGACGCCGGCCTCGCTTGCCGCCTCCGACTTCGCGCGCAGGAACCCGTCCGAGAGCAGCGCGATCAGCCGCCGCCGCGCAGGCGTCAGCCGCTGCGGCGCGGGACCCACCAGCCGTACGCCGAGCCGCACCCGCTCGGGCCCCAGCTCCTCGCCCATGCGCAACGTCATCCGCAGCACCATGCCGCGCGACGACAGCGTGTAGTCGGCAACCCAGTCGACGAAGCCGCGCAGCTCCGCCTGCAACGGCGGCAGGTCGAGCTTCTCGCTCACATCCTTCAGCCGGTTGTGCAGGCGGGGCTCGGGCGATGCATTGTCGGCCCAGACGACACCGGTGATGGTGCGCGCGCCGAGCGGCACCGACACAATATCGCCCGCCTTCAGGTCGAGACCATCCGGCACACGGTAGGAGTAAGTGCGATCGAGTGCGACCGGCGCAAGAACATCGACGAAGCGCGTGGGCATACGATCCCGGCTGATGACTGGCTGATTAAGAGAGGCGCAAGGAAGGGGTGCGATAAAGCGCGTCATGTCAAGCGCCCGATCCCGCCCGGCAGCGGACACCGCCGATACCGAAGCGGCGGCGGCTGAACTCGCCTGCATCGGAACCGACCTCGCCCAGGAGATCGGCCGCTGGCTCGGCTATCTGCGCAGCGAGCGGCGCCTGGCCGCAAAGACGCTGGAAGCCTATGAACGGGATGTGCGGCAGTTCCTGATCTTTCTCAGCGGACACTGGGGCGGCCGCGTTTCGCTCAAGCAATTCGGCAATCTCGCCACCGCCGACATCCGCGCCTTCATGGCGATGCGCCGCGCCGACGCGATCGC
The sequence above is drawn from the Afipia sp. P52-10 genome and encodes:
- a CDS encoding UDP-glucuronic acid decarboxylase family protein encodes the protein MQASNRILVSGGAGFIGSHLCDLLIAAGHDVLCVDNYFTGRRRNIEHLLDKPRFEVMRHDVTFPLYVEVDDIYNLACPASPIHYQYDPVQTLKTSVHGAINMLGLAKRTRARIFQASTSEVYGDPTVHPQPEHYWGHVNPLGVRACYDEGKRAAETLFFDYHRQHKVRIKVARIFNTYGPRMHPNDGRVVSNFIVQALSGHDITLYGDGNQTRSFCYVSDLLDGFQRLMAAGEDFIGPVNLGNPRESTIRELAEMILQLTGSRSKLVFLPLPADDPRQRQPDITLAREKLGWEPKVTVEDGLKETISYFRHLLAQ
- a CDS encoding RNA pyrophosphohydrolase, which codes for MNEDKPYRANVGIALFNRDGRVLIAHRFKDDGPEIIQPGLEWQMPQGGIDPEEDPRKAAFRELWEETGVTSADYLDETDWLTYEFPPYLGPEHRLSKFRGQRQKWFALRFTGQDGEIDPLTPRNGMPPEFDAWRWERLDRVADLVVPFRGDVYRAVAQAFARFASR
- a CDS encoding tellurite resistance TerB family protein, which translates into the protein MFDAKRLLDQFLGGQGDPRHPHQGASPWSDLARGAGDMLNRGGGNLGGVLGGFGGGALAGGLASVLLGSKKGRKLAGNALTLGGMAVVGALAYQAYRNWQAGQAPQAPAQASVPMLPPPHDTPFNPAGETEQQSLSRNLLRAMIAAAKADGHVDATEQTNIFAEMDKMPLDADDKAFVIDELRKPLDIDSVARAARTPEEAAEIYVASLLAIDVDNAAERAYLDMLAARLKLDPKLVAHLHATVEGATDKVPATTG
- a CDS encoding F0F1 ATP synthase subunit epsilon, giving the protein MATFHFDLVSPEKLVFSGEVEQVDIPGSEGDFGVMAGHAPLVATVRPGIMTVTAGGKQEKIVVLGGLAEISAKGLTVLADVATSVADIDRVQFAKTVAQMEADIAKAAQGSQLDREIERLDHFKTVLQHLEGTAMH
- the atpD gene encoding F0F1 ATP synthase subunit beta — translated: MAXPANQVGRVTQVVGAVVDVQFEGHLPAILNSLETKNGDNRLVLEVAQHLGESTVRAIAMDTTEGLVRGQEVTDTGEPIAVPVGLGTLGRIINVVGDPIDECGPVASEGQRAIHQPAPSYTDQSTEAEILVTGIKVVDLLAPYAKGGKIGLFGGAGVGKTVLIQELINNVAKAHGGYSVFAGVGERTREGNDLYHEFIESGVNKKGGGEGSKCALVFGQMNEPPGARARVGLTGLTIAEHFRDQGQDVLFFVDNIFRFTQAGSEVSALLGRIPSAVGYQPTLATDMGALQERITTTTKGSITSVQAIYVPADDLTDPAPATSFAHLDATTVLNRAISEKGIYPAVDPLDSTSRMLSPMIVGEEHYATARMVQQILQRYKALQDIIAILGMDELSEEDKITVARARKIERFLSQPFHVAEVFTGSPGKFVELTDTIKGFKGLCEGKYDHLPEAAFYMVGTIEEAVEKGKKLAAEAA
- a CDS encoding organic hydroperoxide resistance protein — its product is MAYVTKATTKGGRNGRAMLDDGGLALAMALPKELGGAGDGHNPEQLFALGYSSCFGQALLVLGKKHGIDAQVAKVTCEVTLNTDGGFSLSAELKVSVPGADKAKVQALVEEAHTVCPYSKATKGNMPVKLTVV
- a CDS encoding F0F1 ATP synthase subunit gamma, which produces MASLKDMRVRIASTKATQKITKAMQMVAASKLRRAQTAAEAARPYAERMETVIGNIAGAVAATGNASPLLAGTGNDKVHLLLVCTGERGLSGAFNSSIVRLARERALRLMSEGKDVKFFCVGRKGYEQLRRQFDKQIVEHMDLRGVRQLAFGNAEEIAQKVLARFNAGEFDVCTLFFARFKSVIAQLPTAQQIIPLVLEEKKAAAGEPAAAYDYEPEEDQILNDLLPRNIAVQIFRALLENNASFYGAQMSAMDNATRNAGEMIRKQTLTYNRTRQAMITKELIEIISGAEAV
- the atpA gene encoding F0F1 ATP synthase subunit alpha; this translates as MDIRAAEISAILKDQIKNFGQEAEVTEVGQVLSVGDGIARVYGLDNVQAGEMVEFENGVRGMALNLETDNVGVVIFGNDREIKEGQTVKRTRAIVDTPVGKGLLGRVVDALGNPIDGKGPIQATERRRVDVKAPGIIPRKSVHEPMATGLKAIDALIPIGRGQRELIIGDRQTGKTAIALDTILNQKPLNVAGSPESQKLYCVYVAVGQKRSTVAQFVKVLEEQGALEYSIVVAATASDPAPMQYLAPFTGCTMGEYFRDNGMHAVIIYDDLSKQAVAYRQMSLLLRRPPGREAYPGDVFYLHSRLLERAAKMNDSLGAGSLTALPVIETQANDVSAYIPTNVISITDGQIFLETDLFYQGIRPAVNVGLSVSRVGSSAQTKAMKKVAGKIKGELAQYREMAAFAQFGSDLDASTQRLLNRGSRLTELLKQPQFSPLKMEEQVIVIYAGVNGYLDPIPLNRVRAFEDGLLSLLRGKHVDILNTIRDSRDLDDATAAKLKDVVDSFAKSFA
- a CDS encoding F0F1 ATP synthase subunit delta, with translation MADDNPNVSGVAGRYATALFELARDEKSVDAVKADLDKFDAMIADSADLARLVRSPVFTADAQGKALTAVLDKAGIGGISAKFLKVLTANRRLFAVRDVIRAYRTLVARFKGEASAEVTVAEQLSDKNLEALKSALKSVTGKDVDLKVKVDPAIIGGLVVKLGSRMVDSSVRTKLNSIKNAMKEAG
- a CDS encoding septal ring lytic transglycosylase RlpA family protein, with protein sequence MAAATALIITGATAGEAKARKSWRNANASISSGSFAGTASYYGFESGKRTASGARFNPMGLTAAHRTLPFGTRLKVTHAGRSVVVTVNDRGPFIRGRVLDLSKGAAQAIGLTGRGVGHVVAEVQ
- a CDS encoding primosomal protein N' encodes the protein MPTRFVDVLAPVALDRTYSYRVPDGLDLKAGDIVSVPLGARTITGVVWADNASPEPRLHNRLKDVSEKLDLPPLQAELRGFVDWVADYTLSSRGMVLRMTLRMGEELGPERVRLGVRLVGPAPQRLTPARRRLIALLSDGFLRAKSEAASEAGVSTSVIDGLVDEGTLEVMPLPKPPPEPAPDPEFAVPEFSPTQQGPAEAMRTFAAREGFGVALLDGVTGSGKTEVYFEAVAEVLRKGKQALLLMPEIALTGQFLDRFAARFGVRPHEWHSELTPRRRARTWAAVASGEAHVVVGARSALFLPYADLGLIVVDEEHDQAYKQDEGTHYHARDMAVVRGHIAKIPVVLSSATPSVETEVNARKGRYQRIALPSRFGGQHMPHIAPIDLRSEAPPRGRFISPALAGAVRDAIERREQALLFLNRRGYAPLTLCRACGHRFACNICDAWLVDHRFRQRLVCHHCGFSMPRPHVCPQCQAEESLAAIGPGVERLQEEVAALFPEARTMVLSSDLITSIETMRAELNEIAEGRVDIIIGTQLVAKGHHFPRLNLVGVVDADLGLGNGDPRAAERTFQLLNQVIGRAGREAGQGVGYLQTHQPQHPVMRALVTCDREAFYASEIEARERTGYPPFGRLASLVVSAGERAMAEGFARQLAACAPLDDAVKVLGPAEAPLAVVRGRYRYRLLVKSQRGYDLSGYLRDWLAAAPKPKGTLKLEVDVDPQSFL